The following are from one region of the Hymenobacter sp. YIM 151858-1 genome:
- a CDS encoding NAD-dependent epimerase/dehydratase family protein → MKVIITGATGMVGEGVLHECLRDAAVEQVLVVTRRPTHVQHPKLREVLLANFADPAPVEDELTGYDACFFCLGVSSVGMSEAEYTRLTYDLTLGFARTLARLNPPMTFCYVSGAGTDGSERGRQMWARVKGRTENALQQLPFRRVYAFRPGYMHPTPGLKNTLSGYRYFAWAYPALRKLLPGYVSTLQEMAQAMINAARFGYPKPVLEVRDIVRLAHQQAAPRA, encoded by the coding sequence ATGAAAGTAATTATTACCGGCGCCACCGGCATGGTGGGCGAAGGCGTGCTGCACGAATGCCTGCGCGATGCTGCTGTCGAGCAAGTGCTGGTGGTTACGCGCCGGCCCACCCATGTGCAGCACCCCAAACTGCGCGAAGTGTTGCTGGCCAACTTTGCCGACCCCGCCCCCGTGGAAGATGAGCTAACCGGCTACGATGCCTGCTTTTTCTGCCTGGGGGTATCGTCGGTTGGCATGAGCGAGGCCGAGTACACCCGCCTCACCTACGACCTCACCCTGGGTTTTGCCCGCACCCTGGCCCGCCTGAACCCGCCGATGACGTTCTGCTACGTTTCGGGCGCCGGCACCGACGGCTCCGAGCGGGGCCGGCAAATGTGGGCCCGCGTAAAAGGCCGCACCGAAAACGCCTTGCAGCAGCTGCCTTTCCGGCGGGTGTATGCCTTCAGGCCCGGTTACATGCACCCCACGCCCGGCCTCAAAAACACGCTTTCGGGCTACCGCTACTTTGCCTGGGCGTACCCCGCGCTGCGCAAGCTGCTGCCGGGGTACGTGTCTACGCTGCAGGAAATGGCGCAGGCCATGATCAACGCAGCCCGGTTTGGGTATCCGAAGCCGGTGCTGGAAGTACGGGACATCGTGCGGCTGGCGCACCAGCAGGCAGCGCCGCGAGCTTAA
- a CDS encoding Gfo/Idh/MocA family oxidoreductase, producing the protein MAIRLPSLIMTNAIQTGLLAYGMSGQVFQAPFVAAHPGFALRAVAERTRKQARQHYPDIISYDSVAELLGDTAIELVIVNTPNDTHVALARQALQAGKHVLLEKPVATSVAEVQELWQLARSVNRRIFAYQNRRYDSDFQLVQQVVAGGQLGPLAEATFRFDRYKLALNHKRFKETPALPGSGLLFDLGPHLLDQALSLFGRPARVRRTLGRFRPGSQVDDYFQLQLLYPHGPVVTLVSGLVIAQPLPAYVLHGTLGSFRKTRADVQEAQLLQGLTPLDAAYGLEPASEAGLLTLVAADGQQTQQPLPAPKGDYLQLFEAVYQSLRRGAPYPISEEQLVWQLQALTEPDEHWEMPAN; encoded by the coding sequence TTGGCTATTCGCTTACCTTCGCTCATCATGACCAACGCCATCCAAACCGGCTTGCTTGCCTACGGCATGTCGGGCCAGGTATTTCAGGCGCCGTTTGTGGCGGCCCACCCCGGCTTTGCGCTGCGCGCCGTGGCCGAGCGCACCCGCAAGCAAGCCCGGCAGCACTACCCCGACATCATCAGCTACGACTCGGTGGCTGAGCTGCTCGGCGATACTGCCATTGAGCTGGTTATCGTGAACACGCCCAACGACACGCACGTGGCGCTGGCGCGCCAGGCCTTGCAAGCCGGCAAGCACGTGCTGCTCGAAAAACCCGTGGCTACCTCCGTGGCCGAGGTGCAGGAGCTGTGGCAGCTGGCCCGCTCCGTAAACCGCCGGATTTTTGCCTACCAAAACCGCCGCTACGACAGCGACTTTCAACTGGTGCAGCAGGTGGTGGCCGGCGGGCAGCTGGGGCCACTGGCCGAGGCTACGTTTCGGTTCGACCGCTACAAGCTGGCACTAAACCACAAGCGGTTCAAGGAAACGCCCGCCCTGCCGGGCAGCGGCTTGCTGTTCGACCTAGGGCCGCACCTGCTCGATCAGGCCCTCAGCCTGTTTGGCCGCCCCGCGCGCGTGCGCCGCACCCTAGGTCGTTTCCGGCCCGGCTCGCAGGTCGACGACTACTTTCAGCTGCAGCTGCTGTACCCCCACGGGCCGGTGGTTACGCTGGTATCGGGGCTGGTAATTGCGCAACCGTTGCCGGCCTACGTGCTCCACGGCACCCTGGGTAGCTTCCGAAAAACCAGGGCCGATGTGCAGGAGGCGCAACTGCTGCAAGGCCTCACGCCGCTCGATGCCGCCTACGGCCTGGAGCCCGCCTCCGAAGCCGGCCTGCTGACGCTGGTGGCCGCCGATGGTCAGCAAACCCAACAACCCCTGCCCGCGCCCAAAGGCGACTACCTGCAATTGTTCGAGGCAGTATACCAATCGTTGCGTCGCGGGGCCCCGTACCCCATCAGCGAGGAGCAGTTGGTTTGGCAGCTGCAGGCCCTAACCGAGCCCGACGAGCATTGGGAAATGCCCGCCAATTAG
- a CDS encoding CaiB/BaiF CoA transferase family protein, whose translation MSNVSDLPAEPPLHGLRVLELASVLAGPQVGQFLAELGAEVIKIEPPTGDVTRSWKTPAEAPDTDVSAYFACANWGKQSVVADLRTPAGLGLVQQLAQVADIVLASYKPGDAEKLGVDYQTLGARNPRLVYGQITGYGPHEPRAGYDAVVQAEAGFMYLNGQPGGEPLKMPVALMDLLAAHQLKEGLLTALYRRERTGRGALVQVSLWEAGLASLANQGSTYLSTGHDPQPLGSGHPSIVPYGTVYLGADGVRLILAVGTDRQFQQLCEALGRPAWATDERFGSNGARVLHRQALEALLHERIGQIPGAGLLAELARLAVPAGAVRTAGQALAEPAAAAMLLPPQPGFAHAGLRTVAFRSPHWPAAGALSAPPHLGEHSARFGAPQGTSGENQTPFN comes from the coding sequence TTGAGTAACGTTTCTGATTTACCGGCCGAGCCGCCCCTGCACGGCCTGCGCGTGCTGGAGCTGGCCAGCGTGCTGGCCGGCCCGCAGGTAGGCCAGTTTTTGGCCGAACTAGGCGCCGAAGTCATTAAGATTGAACCGCCCACCGGCGACGTAACCCGCAGCTGGAAAACGCCCGCCGAAGCCCCCGACACCGACGTATCGGCCTACTTTGCCTGCGCCAACTGGGGCAAGCAGTCGGTGGTGGCCGATTTGCGCACCCCGGCCGGGCTGGGCTTGGTGCAGCAGCTGGCCCAAGTGGCCGACATCGTGCTGGCCAGCTACAAGCCCGGCGACGCCGAGAAGCTGGGCGTTGATTACCAAACCCTAGGTGCCCGCAACCCCCGCCTCGTGTATGGGCAGATAACCGGCTACGGCCCCCACGAGCCCCGCGCCGGCTACGATGCCGTGGTGCAGGCCGAAGCCGGCTTTATGTACCTCAACGGCCAGCCCGGCGGCGAGCCGCTCAAAATGCCCGTAGCCCTGATGGACCTGCTGGCCGCGCACCAGCTGAAAGAAGGGTTGCTGACGGCCTTGTACCGCCGCGAGCGGACGGGCCGGGGTGCGCTGGTGCAGGTATCGTTGTGGGAGGCCGGGCTGGCTTCGTTGGCCAACCAGGGCAGCACCTACCTCAGCACCGGCCACGACCCCCAGCCTCTGGGCTCGGGCCACCCCAGCATTGTGCCCTACGGCACCGTGTACCTCGGGGCCGACGGCGTGCGGCTGATACTGGCCGTGGGCACCGATCGGCAGTTTCAGCAGCTGTGCGAGGCGCTGGGCCGCCCCGCGTGGGCCACCGACGAGCGTTTCGGCAGCAACGGCGCGCGGGTGCTGCACCGGCAGGCGTTGGAAGCTTTGTTGCACGAGCGGATAGGGCAGATACCGGGCGCCGGGCTGCTGGCCGAGCTGGCCCGCTTGGCCGTGCCGGCCGGGGCGGTGCGCACGGCCGGGCAGGCCCTGGCCGAGCCCGCCGCGGCCGCTATGCTGCTGCCGCCCCAGCCGGGCTTTGCGCACGCGGGCTTGCGTACGGTGGCGTTTCGGAGCCCCCACTGGCCGGCTGCCGGGGCATTATCGGCGCCGCCGCACCTAGGCGAGCATAGCGCAAGGTTTGGCGCGCCGCAAGGCACATCGGGCGAAAACCAAACCCCGTTCAACTAA
- the trpS gene encoding tryptophan--tRNA ligase, whose product MSRILTGIQSTGRPHLGNLLGAILPAIELSKDSRNESLLFIADMHSLTTVRDAELLRQNTYAVAAAWLACGFDTDKNLFYRQSDVPQVTELTWYLSCLTPYPMLANAHSFKDKSGRLADVNAGLFTYPVLMAADILLYDAEFVPVGKDQIQHLEITRDIASAFNNRYGETFVLPEARVDEQIQTIPGLDGQKMSKSYGNIIDIFLDDKALLKNIRSIVSDSTPLEAPKNPDTDTTFKLFALLASPAEVAEMRENYLKGGYGYGHAKQALYEVIRTRFAKERELFNYYMENLPELDARLAEGARKAQAYGTTVLNKVRERVGYSPR is encoded by the coding sequence ATGTCCCGCATTCTTACCGGCATTCAGAGCACGGGCCGGCCGCACCTCGGCAACCTGCTCGGCGCCATTCTGCCCGCCATTGAGCTGTCGAAAGACAGCCGCAACGAGTCGCTGCTGTTCATTGCTGATATGCACTCGCTCACGACCGTGCGCGATGCCGAATTGCTCCGCCAGAACACCTACGCCGTGGCTGCCGCGTGGCTGGCCTGCGGTTTCGACACCGACAAAAACCTGTTCTACCGCCAGTCGGATGTGCCGCAGGTAACCGAGCTGACGTGGTATCTCTCGTGCCTGACGCCCTACCCAATGCTGGCCAACGCGCACTCGTTTAAGGATAAATCGGGCCGCCTCGCCGACGTAAACGCGGGCCTGTTTACCTACCCTGTGCTGATGGCCGCCGACATCCTGCTCTACGATGCCGAGTTTGTGCCCGTGGGCAAAGACCAGATTCAGCACCTGGAGATTACGCGCGACATTGCTTCGGCCTTCAACAACCGCTACGGCGAAACCTTTGTGCTGCCCGAAGCCCGCGTAGACGAGCAAATCCAGACCATTCCGGGCCTCGACGGGCAGAAGATGAGCAAGTCGTACGGCAACATCATCGATATCTTCCTCGACGACAAAGCCCTGCTGAAGAACATCCGCAGCATCGTGTCGGACAGCACCCCGCTCGAAGCGCCCAAGAACCCCGATACCGACACCACCTTCAAGCTGTTCGCGCTGCTGGCCTCGCCGGCCGAAGTAGCCGAAATGCGCGAAAACTATTTGAAAGGCGGTTACGGCTACGGCCACGCCAAGCAGGCGCTCTACGAGGTGATTCGAACGCGCTTTGCCAAGGAGCGCGAGTTGTTCAACTACTACATGGAAAACCTGCCCGAGCTGGATGCGCGCCTGGCCGAAGGCGCCCGCAAAGCGCAGGCCTACGGCACCACCGTGCTCAACAAAGTGCGCGAGCGGGTGGGCTACTCGCCTAGGTAG